In one Drosophila albomicans strain 15112-1751.03 chromosome X, ASM965048v2, whole genome shotgun sequence genomic region, the following are encoded:
- the LOC117567297 gene encoding uncharacterized protein LOC117567297: MELESFMQASVSPNSKRFVVEDSITKVTSDGEPHAMMTMVAGLSGLLAAIIILAVLVSMVACRKHKTKKQQQQQENNNRILSGAVAMTSVEVSQPQLAGNLNAAFAESTLNLGDDAKDAQQQSTAIIVERY; encoded by the exons ATGGAGCTGGAGAGTTTTATGCAGGCTTCGGTGTCGCCCAACAGCAAACGCTTTGTTGTCGAGGACTCAA TTACTAAGGTGACCTCCGATGGAGAACCACACGCCATGATGACCATGGTGGCAGGTTTGTCGGGCCTATTAGCAGCCATTATAATACTGGCAGTGCTCGTTTCCATGGTGGCCTGTCGCAAGCACAAAAC caagaagcaacaacagcagcaggaaaatAACAATAGGATCTTGTCTGGCGCTGTGGCCATGACAAGTGTCGAAGTGTCGCAGCCACAGTTGGCGGGCAATTTGAATGCCGCATTTGCTGAGAGCACACTCAACTTGGGCGACGATGCTAAGGATGCGCAACAACAATCCACAGCGATTATTGTGGAACGCTATTGA